The Candidatus Zixiibacteriota bacterium genome includes the window GGCCCTGAACGAAGAACGCCGCAAAGATTTGGTCAAGCAGTGCAAACATATCGTCGAAGAAGGGCGAGTGGCTATACGGAATATCCGACGCGATGCCAACGAGCATATCAAAAAGGCATTAAAAGACAAGAAAATATCCGAGGATGAGGAAGTCAACGCGCTTATAGACACCCAAAAGTATACCGATACCTATATTTCACAGCTGGACCAACTGCTCGTCGTCAAAGAAAAAGAAGTCATGGAAGTCTGAACCGGGTTACCAGCGTTGATTTGTGGGTGCTTCTACCAGCGCTGACATTTCCCACATGGTCGCTGCGAGGAGTGCCTTGGCAGGTACGACCCTCCACGGCGGGCGGGCACGGCAATCTCAGTTCTCATTGTTCCTGGAACTCGGCTCCCCGCTTAATAATAACCGGGCTTGGAACCGCGCTCTATCTTGGATAGCTCCCTTCGATAAATTGAAGCAGGTATCTGTTCTCGACCTCCATATCCATCATTCGGGTTTTGACAATATCACCCACCGAAACCAATCCGAAAAGCCGCTCGTCCCGCATAATTGGGACATGCCGAATCCGATTTGTCGTCATTATCGATGCAATATAGCCGATTTCGTCAGACTCAAGCCCTACGATGACCTTCTTTGTCATCAAGTCCTCGACCATCGACGAACGAAAGCT containing:
- a CDS encoding CBS domain-containing protein, encoding MIVRDILRGKQQELVTATVKMTIPHAMEILIKNRISCLPVVDKNLRLAGIISDKDIFRHIFDSLQSFRSSMVEDLMTKKVIVGLESDEIGYIASIMTTNRIRHVPIMRDERLFGLVSVGDIVKTRMMDMEVENRYLLQFIEGSYPR